From the genome of Candidatus Poribacteria bacterium:
TAAACATACCGTCCGGTTCTCTCAGGAATCCGTGCTGCACGCCATCCGCGTCTTTATATCGACCCGTGATTTGGCCGGATGCATTGATTCCGAATGCCCGTGTGTCTGTTGCCCCTTCTGGAGCAATCGTCTCGAAGACACCATTTTTGAGCCAGAATCCTTTCCGAACAGCGTTTGCATCCGCATAGCTCCCGACGATGTCTCCAGCGTTGTTGATACCGAAAAGCTCTGTCTCCGACGCACCTGCGAACGGTATATCGACGACCTCAATATGATACGGTACACCTATTGTCAGGTGTATACCATCTGTGGAGAGGTCGGCGACAGACTCATGGCTGTGGTCAGCGTCATGTGATGGCGCAGGTCCCAGCGGTGCAACCCAATCCAAGGCTGTCATGTTCACTGGCTGCCCCTCGACAGAAAATGTCCTGCTGACTGATACTGTGTCAAGGTCAACCTCAAGAATCTCACCGGTATTGGGATTGCTGACATAGGCGAACCCACTACCGACAGTCAGCGCGGGGCGGAGACCGTCCGCACCACTGAAATCTGCAACCACTTGTGTCGATCCGAGCAACGTCCAATCGCTTGGGTTGAACACCTGTAACAGACCGTCAACGGTCAGCACTGCTAACCTATCTCCATGTTTCTTGTCAAAATCGAAACCTCTGTAGTCTGTTGGGAGTTGCTGAATGTCGTTCGGATCAAGCTCGGTCGAAGTGGGGTGGATACGGACGAGGGCTTTGTAGCCTGGATCCGGGCGGCTACCGTAATTGCCGATGGCAAACGGCTGGGCGTGATGAGACCTGACGATGCTCGTTCGCAGACCATCAGGATAAGCAATCTTGTGTGCGGAGAACAGACCGGTTACCGGGTCGTGGGTCATCACAAAAACGCCACCATCCCCCGTGCCATCCTCACGTTTCTCATTACAACCAGCTATGAAATGTTCACCGACTATCGTTTCACCGTGCATACCGAGGCAGGATGCTTGGAAATCTTCCTTGTCGTTGAACGTTTGAACAATATTTCCGTGTTCATCAACTACCGCAAAGCCACTCGGAAGTGATCCGAACTCACGGTCAGGATCCGGGAGCGAGAAAATTATCTTTCCACCGTGCACCGGTGCTCCAGCACCGTGCTGCGGCGCCGAGGTCAATATGAGCGTGTCCGGGTTGGGTAAGAACAGGTCTTCCTCGCGCACGGTGACGTTCTTTGAATCTACACCCTCACCAAAGTTGCCATCGAAGTGGATGTTAACGCGCCCATCGTGTGAAACAAAGTGAATGGGTCTTTGCGAGTTTGCGAGTTCGCCGGTCAGGTTGAACGGCAGCAAGCTCGGTCTGCCTTTCTCCTTATCGAAATGATCGCCGTGTGCTTCGAGGTACAGACCGGAGTCGATGAAATTAACGCGATTGGCACCCGCTTGAACAGCGACTGCGATGCGCCCGCTTTCGGTCGTGTAAACACGTGCAGACCCTTCCACCATGAAGGTTTCTATCACTTCTCCATTGTCAAGTTCAATAAGTTGGAGTAAACCGGTTTCGCCATCTGCGACAAGTAACCGACCCAGCGGCTCAGCATGCTCATCATCATACTCTTGTGCGATGGCTTGCATTGAGAGGATCGAACAAGACATCAAAAACATAAGCAGAGCCAGGGTGGCTCTCATGCAAGTAACCATAAATCGTGAAATAGCGACAGAAAAGTCGCGCTGAAAAAAATACGTAAACAATGTATTCTCCAATTTTTTTATCTAATTAGGGCTTACGCAGATCGCTCTTTTGTAGCATAAACTCTCTAACGAAGCGTCATAGACTCAAAATTGCGTAAGTCCTGCTAAATGAAATTACACTTAACGGCGAACATGCCACGCGAAACATATAAAACGCGTGTTGACATGTAGCCAGTAACGGATGCTTTGCGTAATAGATGTGCTTATGGACATCCCGAAAGCCGACCACGCATGGGTCCACAATCAGATAGCGTCTACTACAGAGCAAAGCAGCGGTGTACAAAGCGCGGGGCGCGTCATAGGTAACCCCGCGATCTTCGTACAATCAAGGATATAAAGGAAAAACAAAATCTGCCTTTAAAAGGCATAATTTGCGAGTTCAGTGGAGAATACAGGTGGGGCACGACTTCGGGTGTGGATGACCAGTTTTAGAGGGATAGAAGTGTCTTCATAAAGTCGGAGTTCAGTATGAAAAAAGAAAGGTGCGTTGAGAGCAAAAGGTTCAACCTCGAAACTGACGTGCTGGCTGCAAAAGAAGCAGGCTGCACAGGTATTCTCGCGCTGCGAGTGTTCGCTAGGGCAATGCTGGCAATGCGAATGTTCGCTATGATCGTGTGTCAGTTCGATGAGACCCAGCAGCGCGACGTAGCAACATAAACCTGCTAAAACACAGATTTTCAAACTACGCCTAAATATTAACTTGTTGGGAAAAGTCGTACCGTTTCTCATACACCAGAACCTATGGTTATGATTAAAAAAAATGAATGCGAATAAACTTGACGTAAATTATAGCACGCGATTGTGTCAATGTCAAATAGAACTTAAAAAGTTGATAAGGTCACGAAGCAATTCAAAAGCGGTGTCAAGAACTCTCGGTTTCTTTGCACTATTTCTTAACATGAGCCGTTACACTCCTGCGAATATACAGATTCATCACTACCCAATGACCTTCAAGGGTAGTGATGAATCTTATCGGCACTTACTTCAAAATAACCATCCGCTTGAACGGTTTATAACTCCGATTTCCCAATCAAAGCATGGACAATCGTATCAATATTATGTCGGATCATCCCGATGTAGGTACCTTCAGGAGTTCCCTCGTTTCCCATAGCATCTGTGAAGAGCACACCACCGATCTTCACATCAAATCCTTTTGACTTCACAGCGGCTTTCACGGCTTCGAGACTCCGTGGAGAGACGGATGACTCTACAAAAATAGCAGAGATACGCCGGTCCGCAATAAACGTCGCCAATTCCTGTACATCAGCGATACCGACTTCTGTCGCAGTGCTAACACCTTGTAATCCGCGCACCTCAAACCCGTACCCCTTTCCGAAGTAGTTAAAACAGTCGTGCGCCGTCACAAGGACGCGTTGCTGAGATGGCACGCGTTCCACTTGCGACTTTACGTATGCGTCGAGTTCCATGAGTTTCGTGAGGTAGCGTTCAGCATTGCTTCGGTATAGGACAGTATTATCCGGATCGAATTCACTCAGGGCATCGCGAACCTTTCCCGCCGCTAGCATCCAAAGTTTCACGTCAAACCATAGGTGCGGATCGTAGAGTCCCTCGTATTCTGCGGGTGTTAGCAGTAGACTCCGATCTACGGCATCTGTTACGGCGACCGTCAGCGTGTCCTCCGACATCTTCGCAAGGATGTCCACCATTTTTGCTTCAAGGTGCAGCCCGTTATAGAAGATGATGTGTGCTGAACTCAGTTTTTGAACATCTTTAGGTGTCAGGTTGTAAAAGTGTGGGTCTACGCCAGGTTCCACTATCCCGGTCACCTCAACGCGCGTACCGCCAACATTTTTAACAATATCAGTAATCATACCGATCGTGGCAACAACGCGAAGTTTGTCGCCTGTGGCAGCACCCGGTTGTCCCTTCGGATCACAGCCAGCCCATACCAATATACCTATCAAACACACTGAAATGTATATTCTCTGCATAATTTTATGCATTTTCTGCCTCACATGTTAAACAGGTCTTACAGAGGTGCCGATTCACGAGATGCGCGGAGGCGATTAAAACGCCGCCGATACTGTAGAAGACCACTTCAAAAGTGCCTTCAACGGCTATCTGAGCGGTAGCGATGAATGCTAACGCCGCTATCAGTACCAAAAACGCTCGCCAGTTTCGGTGGCGTCGAACACCCCACGCTAAACTCCCGATTGCCAGTCCAATTGCGCTCGCAATAAGGATAAACTCAACACGCTCATTCGCAAGGAAACTCAACCCAATCAAAGGTAAAACTGTTCCTAAAAGCGGCATCGCGAGGCAGTGGATCGCGCATGCGAAAGGGAGACACGCCGCGCACGCGACAGAGAGACACGCGCCAGTTGTATTCGCCAATTCGTGGTTAAAATATCTTTTCAATTTTATCTCCTTAGAAAATCGAGAACGGCGGGCGATGATAGAAATCATCATCCCCGTCCTACAATTTTAAAAATTAAGTTTATACAAGAGTTTCGCATTCCGTCCTGGTTCCGGCATCGCCGATTTGATGCGGGACAGATGTTCGCGATACGTTGTATCAAAGAGGTTTTCAATCTCGAAAACGACCATGTTCTCAAGCTGCCACCACGAAAAATTGAGATAGCTCCCGATATCATAGACGAGATAGCCGTCTGTCGGTTCCTCAAATTCACCGAGTCGGGTCTGGCTGCCTGAAAAACGGGACGCGACATACAAATGCAACGGGGCAGGCGTGTAACTGATGACGAATTTACCGTTGAGGGGTGGGACACGCTCCAGCGGTCGCCCATTGCTTTGAATCGTTCCGTTGACGTAACTCATATTGAGCTGAAGATGGACTTGCGGCAGGACCTCACTCCCTATTTGGATTTCAGCCCCATCCATCACAACGTCGTGTCCCATGTATTGATAAATCCACAACCATCCTGCTGCGCCGCTGCCCCACTCTTTTTCACCGCTGTTCATCGGAACGAGATAGTTCTGTATCTGATTCCTGAAAAGCGCAAGATTGAGTCTGAATCTGTCGTCTGCGTATTTGACGAAGAGTTCAGTGCCGTATCCGTTTTCGGGTCCCAGTTCTGAATTGCCGATTTCGTAGGAATAGACAGCCAAGTGCGGACCATCGCTGAAAAGCTCCTCGATCCCCGGTGCGCGAAACGTTTTCATCAGGGTAGCCCCGGTACTTAGCCTATCCGTCCAATGATAAATTCCAGAGGCAGCCCCTGAGAAACCGTTGAAATCGCGGCGTTGGACGGCTCCGGCTCGGACAACTGCCCCAGGTCTAAACGGTTCCGAACGTCTAATGTCGTAGCGGATAGCCCCTTGTAAGGTGAGTTTGTCGAAGTTACGCTGGTTTAGATAAAATCCCGCCAACGCGAGCTCACGGGTGTGAGGAGTCCAGTAAAATCCGTCTGTGGCGTGGTCTCGGTATTCCCACGAAACACCTGCAATCGCGTTGTCTAATAGATGCGCCATCGCTGAGACGTTGTAGGTTAACAGACCGAATTCGACACCAAGTCTCCC
Proteins encoded in this window:
- a CDS encoding T9SS type A sorting domain-containing protein, with amino-acid sequence MFTYFFQRDFSVAISRFMVTCMRATLALLMFLMSCSILSMQAIAQEYDDEHAEPLGRLLVADGETGLLQLIELDNGEVIETFMVEGSARVYTTESGRIAVAVQAGANRVNFIDSGLYLEAHGDHFDKEKGRPSLLPFNLTGELANSQRPIHFVSHDGRVNIHFDGNFGEGVDSKNVTVREEDLFLPNPDTLILTSAPQHGAGAPVHGGKIIFSLPDPDREFGSLPSGFAVVDEHGNIVQTFNDKEDFQASCLGMHGETIVGEHFIAGCNEKREDGTGDGGVFVMTHDPVTGLFSAHKIAYPDGLRTSIVRSHHAQPFAIGNYGSRPDPGYKALVRIHPTSTELDPNDIQQLPTDYRGFDFDKKHGDRLAVLTVDGLLQVFNPSDWTLLGSTQVVADFSGADGLRPALTVGSGFAYVSNPNTGEILEVDLDTVSVSRTFSVEGQPVNMTALDWVAPLGPAPSHDADHSHESVADLSTDGIHLTIGVPYHIEVVDIPFAGASETELFGINNAGDIVGSYADANAVRKGFWLKNGVFETIAPEGATDTRAFGINASGQITGRYKDADGVQHGFLREPDGMFITVNPGAADNFGWGINDLGQLTSYHFDFPTENDIVITSFLREPDGTFGQVPSSGGVGGNVFRGINNAGVMAGWNLPESGFTPTEFIDGLIYEDGEFTTLSINAERHTLPDDIDNHGRIVGHTAPLDFSEVQGFLRTPEGEFHLFGIPGAETTVAQAINDDGVIVGWFEIHSEDGEEQTHGFIATPMPTDGDDFSQVYYASLSKGLNMISSPLKPRTPMNARSLAEMVGATTVIKLDDVNQKFVGWTPDAPDNGFPIEGAKGYIVNVPHARQVAFVGAPWTNQPQVPAAPIARSIDTPSSTWAFVVSGQLEGVQNLEGYLVTVRNLRTNAIMTNRVRDGYFAAATADLSYQSVVQVGDTLEVTVADATGEIASEKLSFVVTPEALANAVLPITLKGIGVPKQSLVLQNYPNPFNPETWIPYHLSESAPVTLSIYDTTGRLVRTLSLGFKPAGFYQGRSRAAYWDGRNDVGERVSSGVYFYRLSTPSFHQMKRMVILK
- a CDS encoding zinc ABC transporter substrate-binding protein → MQRIYISVCLIGILVWAGCDPKGQPGAATGDKLRVVATIGMITDIVKNVGGTRVEVTGIVEPGVDPHFYNLTPKDVQKLSSAHIIFYNGLHLEAKMVDILAKMSEDTLTVAVTDAVDRSLLLTPAEYEGLYDPHLWFDVKLWMLAAGKVRDALSEFDPDNTVLYRSNAERYLTKLMELDAYVKSQVERVPSQQRVLVTAHDCFNYFGKGYGFEVRGLQGVSTATEVGIADVQELATFIADRRISAIFVESSVSPRSLEAVKAAVKSKGFDVKIGGVLFTDAMGNEGTPEGTYIGMIRHNIDTIVHALIGKSEL
- a CDS encoding MerC domain-containing protein, whose protein sequence is MKRYFNHELANTTGACLSVACAACLPFACAIHCLAMPLLGTVLPLIGLSFLANERVEFILIASAIGLAIGSLAWGVRRHRNWRAFLVLIAALAFIATAQIAVEGTFEVVFYSIGGVLIASAHLVNRHLCKTCLTCEAENA